In Pan paniscus chromosome 1, NHGRI_mPanPan1-v2.0_pri, whole genome shotgun sequence, the DNA window CCAGACCACCCCAAGTGTTCCCACCTCCACCCTGCCCCCATCCATGACATCCCACAGGACTGGTACCCACATGTCACATTAGACacaaaataaatcagaaacaGCAGTAAATTCTTTAAAAGCAGCAAAAGTTAAAAAGCCTTCCTCTTTCTACATCATTTACAAAGTAGAAATGccacataaaagttaaaattccACTGCAATTCTTTCTACACATCTAGGAACCAACTCTGGcagtaaaatataaaaggaaggaaggagtacAGAAAGGGAAATAtactttataaggaaaaaaagaggaggaggactATTAGAAACTGGAGTGTATCCCTTAACAAGAAGGAATTCCTTTCTTGCTTACCAAGGACGAAGATCAACAAATGCTCTATGAAACAAAACTAATCTTTGCTTGACCACCATCTGTTTATATTAAGACTTTAGTTTTAGAGGAATCAACAAACAGAATCTGTAAGCCTCAAAGTTCTAGCTCCCAAACACAACCACAGACCCCATTTTCTAACTTCCCCTCTTTTGACTTCTCCATACTTCAAACTCTGGTAAGAAAAATGTACCTGCTAAGACCTTTTAAACTTCATACTCTCTACAAACGGATTTACTATATACACCTGTTGATACTGTAAAAATCTTACATTAAAAGCATCCAATTATCTAAAGCATCACTAGTAACCTAAAAGTGAATCCACAGGGCCTATGTGTCTTCCCTCAAAGCAACCCATATCTAGAGAACAGAGGTATGCATCAGAAGCACACAGAATTAGTGTCTAACATGGACATGAGTGTTTCACACATGACTTTCCCTTGTCTCCCCcaatatacacacacaggcacactttTCTGGGAATGTTACTAAAACACACAGAGAAGCACcaggcattttttaaaactctcaaaacAGTGCTATGCATGAGAAGGTGTAAAATCTTCTAAACTTTTAAATAACTGCTTCTATAATAGCACTAAACTGCCCAAAAAAACGAGGATTAGAAGATTATGTTTAAATCATCTGATACTAGGCCTCGAAGTTATTTTGAGGGATATCCCAGTTAAGCATAAAAGTTTTATCTGTAAATATCCAACCAAGTACTAAACTGACTATTAAATTATGCACTAGGCCCTATAAACTAAATACCTAGTGCATATGTAATAAGTAATCATATATGCCATTTACCCTAGTATACGCGTAGTTAAGAATCCAATAGTGTTTTttagaaacacaataaaaatgaatgaattacctGAAAACATAAGCATAAATATAATgagtttaatataattattagaaACCTCCACCCTTCAATCTTGCCCTATTAGGCATGTCTGCTCAGTGTTCAAACTTCAAAGCATCAGTACCAGTAGAACATACAACTTTTGTGCTAATTATTCCCATAACTTTTTCCTTTGCCCCCAGAACAGTACTCAAAGGACGGAATCAGCGATATCATGAAGGTGAAAAAGTTTAAACCATACACATCAGTTACAAGTCCCATTCCAAATACCCTAACATTGCTCCCTATCTTCAACAAAATCTGAGTTTCCCATCAAACTACAAAAGGAGTTCCAATTAAATCACTCAAAAACGGCCGGAATGCatgaggaaggaatacttccaaaaatATAGGAATAGAGACACTATATAAAGCATGCTTGAGAACTGTGGCAGAAATAGCCATGGCTGCCTTCTTTGACATTAAAGTCTCAATTATTATGACTAATTCCCTATCCTGGTTGAATTGCCCAAGAAACAGTATAGTATCAATTGTCAGAATTGGCAAGAAAAGATCAGACATATTCAGATGAAAATTTaagtgtttagaaaaaaaaaaaaatcattcacatCCTCTCTTGCAAGTTTATGCTTATCTGAACCTTTCCtgtaaggtttttgttttaacaCAACCCTGACCACTACGAATCATTCAGTACAATACGAGAGCTTACCAACACAAGGGGTTTAGGAACTAATAATATTCTCCAAAAAACAAAGAGGCCTCTAACAAAAGAACATACAATATGAAGCTGTTCATATTCTTGCTGGGCATCTTTGAGCACTGCTGATCACTGTTAGAAATAACTCCTGTATCCTAATGCTCTAATAAATGACTCGACCATAAATACACATGGGGTTTCATGCCACCCTTACCTGTGTAAGTGCAGAACACTCCACATACTTGACAGCCTTTAGGTCACGGGCCAGCTTTTCAGCAGTCTCTGGAGTGATAGGCTTCTGTTTGTTCTTGGCAAGTTTCTCAATAGTAGAGGGGTCATCTCTGAGATCAATTTGAGTCCCAACAAGCAAGAAAGGAGTCTTTGGACAGTGGTGAGTTATCTCAGGCACCCActaaaaaaaggtattttaaaatacaccttTGTTAATCAACAAGCCTCTAATGCTATTTATAACAGGTCAGTAGAAATTCTGAGATGATCTTCTTAGGGCAAGAGTATCTGATCAGCTTaccttttctttcacattttcaaatgaaGATGGAGAGACCACTGAAAAACAGACTAGAAATACATCTGTTTGTGGATAACTCAGCGGTCGTAATCTGTCATAATCCTCTTGccctagaaaaaagaaaaatattggagAGAATTCAGCAACTGAATCTTGGTGTCCTCAAAGTGTTAAAAGCATGCTGGTCATTACTCAAAAAGCAACTTACTTATCTAATAAAATGTATGGCTTTGTAATATAATATGTGGGCAATATTCTCAATCAGCTAATTCTACAAACTTCAAGCACTCAGAACAGCAATGAATTTACTATTatgttatttgcttttattaCCAGTTTGTGGTGTTCAATCTTTGTGTCCATTAGAAACccaataataaatgtaataataaacTCTTGCTACAGAAATGGTTAAAAATCaatccttgtaatcccagcactttgggaggccgagacaggcggatcacctgaggtcaggagttcaagaccagcctggccaacatgatgaagcctcatctctactaaaaatataaaaattagccgggtgtggtggtgcacatctgtaatcccagctacttggaaggctgaggcagaagaatcacgtgaacccagaaggcggaggttgcagtgagccgagatggcatcactgtactccagtctgggtgacaagagtgagactccatctcagatatGGGAAAGAAACAATCACAGTGAAATCATCTAAGGAAAGAAAAACCTCACTGAAAcccagatgacaaaatccactgCCCATCATGACTACAAACACAGGTTCATATATTTAGTTAATGCGTGTATATAAGACCGGTATCTGAAACTGATAAAGCCTAGAAAACAAATTTAGCAAGAATTAATCGatactcaaaataataaaaatacttagaatTAACTTAATCAGAGGCAAAAGACTTGgataacaaaaaaattcaaaactgctgaaagaaattaaagaagacataaataaatggaaacacatcccacattcatgaactggaagacttaatattgttgaCATGTCAACATTatccaaagcaacctacagactcaatgcaattcctatcaaaatcccaacaagGGATAGTAATCTTGAAACAAGGGACAATagacaaaataatcttgaaaaagaataaagctgaagcACTcccatttcctgatttcaaaacttactacaaggctacaataatcaaaacagtgcgGTATTGGCATAGGGAGATATATAAGACAATGGAATagactagagaacccagaaataaacccttacataTGTgggcaaataatttttcttttcttttttttttttttagacagagtctcactctatcacccaggctggagtgcagtggcacaatctcggctcactgcaacctccacctccccagttcaagagactctcctgcctccaccttctgagtagctgggactataggcacacaccaccgcaccaggctaatttttgtatttttagtagacacagggtttcaccatgttggccaggctggtcttaaacttctgacctcaggtgatctgcccacctcagcctcccaaagtgctaagattacaggtgtgagccaccgtgcctagcctagctcaaataatttttgataagggtgccaagaccattcagtggTAAAAggactcttcaataaatggtgctgagaaaatgaCATATTCACACGCAAAAGACAAAGATGAAACCTTACCTAATACTATAtactaaaattaactcaaaatggataaaaggtctaaatgttagacctaaaactttaaaactcCCAGAAAACATAGGGCAAAAGATTCAGGTGGACTTGGCAATAATTTGTTTGGATATCACACCAAACCaccaaaaaatagacaaacttcATGAAGTTGTGAAAATTTTATACATCAGAAGATagtatcaacagaataaaaacgCAACccacaaaacaggaaaaaatatatgcaaatcgtGTATGTGATAAGAGATTAATACccggaatctacaaagaactcctaaaacttacccccccaaaaaaatcccaattcaaaaatgggcaaagaacttgatTAAACCgacctttctccaaagatatataaatggccataagatgctcaacatcactaatcattaaggaaatgcaaatcaaaaccacaattagataccacctcacactaaTTAGGAtggctacaattaaaaaaaaaaaacaggaaataagtGTCGAACAGAAGAATGTGACTATATCAAACCCCACgtactgttggtaggaatataaaatgggacagccactgtggaaaacaatacggaggttcctcaaaaaaattaaaaacatgatccaacaattccacttctgggtatataccccaaaagaactgaaagcagggtgtCAACAAGGTATTTGTATACCCATGTTgatagcaacattattcaaaatagctaaaacgTGGAAGCAATTCATAGCACCAGTATTAAAACTGGaacccaaacatccatcaacttgttaatggataaacaaaactgTGATATATTCATAGAACAGAATACCACTCGGCAATCAAAAGAAACAACTACCAATACACACAACATGGACAACTCTCACAAACATTATGCTATGTAAAAATAGTcacacaaaagactacatattgtatggtgccatttatatgaaaccctagaaaagcaaaacagtagaaacaaagaaagcagatcagtggttgcctggaacCAGGTCAAGGTACAGGGCTGACTGCaaagggaacccagaaataaacactcacatatatggtcaaataatttttgataaGGGTGCCAACACCATTCAGTGGTAAAAGAACTCAC includes these proteins:
- the CDC42 gene encoding cell division control protein 42 homolog isoform X3: MQTIKCVVVGDGAVGKTCLLISYTTNKFPSEYVPTVFDNYAVTVMIGGEPYTLGLFDTAGQEDYDRLRPLSYPQTDVFLVCFSVVSPSSFENVKEKWVPEITHHCPKTPFLLVGTQIDLRDDPSTIEKLAKNKQKPITPETAEKLARDLKAVKYVECSALTQKGLKNVFDEAILAALEPPEPKKSRRCVLL
- the CDC42 gene encoding cell division control protein 42 homolog isoform X4; this encodes MQTIKCVVVGDGAVGKTCLLISYTTNKFPSEYVPTVFDNYAVTVMIGGEPYTLGLFDTAGQEDYDRLRPLSYPQTDVFLVCFSVVSPSSFENVKEKWVPEITHHCPKTPFLLVGTQIDLRDDPSTIEKLAKNKQKPITPETAEKLARDLKAVKYVECSALTQRGLKNVFDEAILAALEPPETQPKRKCCIF